One genomic segment of Myotis daubentonii chromosome 14, mMyoDau2.1, whole genome shotgun sequence includes these proteins:
- the LOC132215149 gene encoding ribose-phosphate pyrophosphokinase 1-like, giving the protein MPNIKLFSGSSNLDLSQKIADRLGLELSKVLTTKFSNQETCVEIGESVRGEDVYILQSGCGEINDNLMELLIMINACKIASASRVTAVIPCFPYARQDKKDKSRAPISAKLVANMLSVAGADHIITMDLHASQIQGFFDIPVDNLYAEPAVLKWIRENISEWRDCTIVSPDAGGAKRVTSIADQLNVDFALIHKERKKANEVDRMVLVGDVKDRVAILVDDMADTCGTVCHAADKLLAAGATRIYAILTHGIFSGPAIFRINNACFEAVVVTNTIPQEDKMRHCPKIQVIDISIILAEAIRRIHNGESVSYLFSHVPL; this is encoded by the coding sequence ATGCCGAATATCAAACTCTTCAGCGGCAGCTCCAACCTGGACTTGTCCCAGAAAATTGCAGACCGCCTGGGCCTGGAGCTATCCAAGGTGCTGACTACGAAATTCAGCAACCAGGAGACCTGTGTAGAAATTGGCGAAAGTGTCCGGGGAGAGGATGTCTACATCCTTCAGAGCGGCTGTGGTGAAATTAACGACAACCTGATGGAGCTTTTGATCATGATTAATGCCTGTAAGATTGCTTCCGCCAGCCGGGTCACTGCAGTCATCCCATGCTTCCCGTATGCCCGGCAGGATAAGAAGGATAAGAGCCGGGCTCCCATCTCAGCCAAGCTCGTTGCAAACATGCTCTCCGTCGCAGGGGCCGACCATATTATCACCATGGACCTTCATGCTTCTCAAATCCAGGGCTTTTTCGATATCCCTGTGGACAATCTGTACGCAGAACCAGCTGTCCTCAAGTGGATACGGGAGAATATCTCTGAGTGGAGGGACTGCACCATTGTCTCACCGGATGCGGGGGGAGCTAAGAGAGTGACCTCCATCGCAGACCAGTTGAATGTTGACTTTGCCTTGATTCACAAAGAACGGAAGAAGGCCAATGAAGTGGACCGCATGGTGCTGGTAGGGGACGTGAAGGACCGGGTGGCCATTCTAGTGGATGACATGGCTGACACTTGCGGCACAGTCTGCCATGCAGCCGACAAACTTCTTGCAGCTGGAGCCACCAGAATTTATGCTATCTTGACTCATGGGATCTTTTCTGGCCCGGCCATTTTTCGCATTAACAATGCATGCTTCGAAGCAGTAGTGGTCACCAATACCATCCCTCAGGAGGATAAGATGAGGCATTGTCCCAAAATACAGGTGATCGACATCTCCATAATCCTAGCAGAAGCCATCAGGAGAATTCACAATGGGGAATCTGTTTCCTACCTGTTCAGCCATGTCCCTTTATAA